A single genomic interval of Mucilaginibacter boryungensis harbors:
- a CDS encoding SdpI family protein has product MGEGVAQWIIGPQLIGVVFIIAGYIQKTYPPKKINNYYGYRTPAAMKNQETWDEANRYSARVMVKTGFILLVAGFALTFLFQVIPMPPKIKFALTYLMILAAAMGSAIIMLTSTERHLEKTFEKNKE; this is encoded by the coding sequence ATGGGCGAAGGCGTTGCACAATGGATAATTGGCCCCCAATTGATTGGGGTGGTGTTCATTATTGCCGGTTATATCCAAAAAACCTATCCGCCTAAAAAGATCAACAACTATTACGGCTACCGTACACCCGCTGCTATGAAAAACCAAGAAACATGGGATGAGGCTAACCGGTATTCGGCCAGGGTGATGGTAAAAACAGGGTTCATATTGCTGGTGGCGGGGTTTGCACTTACCTTTTTGTTTCAGGTTATACCCATGCCCCCAAAGATAAAATTCGCGCTAACTTATTTAATGATATTGGCTGCAGCTATGGGCAGCGCCATTATTATGCTGACATCGACAGAGCGGCACCTGGAAAAAACTTTTGAAAAGAATAAAGAATGA
- a CDS encoding nucleoside deaminase translates to MRYVSFDGEDTISPDDFFMAEALREAKLALTEDEIPIGAIVVCQGKIIGRGHNLTERLTDVSAHAEMQALTAAANYIGGKYLKDCTLYVTMEPCVMCAGASYWFQIGKIVFGAYDARLGFGRLNQKITHPKTIITGGIREAECSELVKDFFRKKRLKG, encoded by the coding sequence ATGAGATATGTGAGTTTTGATGGCGAGGATACGATATCGCCCGACGATTTTTTTATGGCCGAAGCCCTGCGCGAGGCCAAACTTGCCTTAACCGAAGATGAAATACCTATTGGTGCTATTGTGGTATGCCAGGGAAAAATTATTGGCCGGGGGCATAATTTAACGGAACGTTTAACCGATGTATCGGCCCATGCCGAAATGCAGGCGTTAACCGCTGCTGCTAATTATATTGGTGGTAAATATTTAAAAGATTGCACGCTTTATGTTACCATGGAGCCTTGCGTAATGTGCGCCGGTGCCAGCTATTGGTTCCAGATAGGAAAAATTGTTTTTGGCGCTTATGATGCCCGGCTGGGCTTTGGCAGGTTAAACCAAAAGATAACCCACCCCAAAACTATTATTACCGGTGGGATCCGCGAAGCGGAGTGCTCGGAATTAGTAAAAGATTTTTTTAGAAAAAAACGATTGAAAGGATAA
- a CDS encoding asparaginase gives MCQILIIYTGGTIGMMSDPKTKVLRPINFEQIMENVPELERLNCRIKVHSFAEIIDSSNMNPTIWGELAGLIEKNYDKVDGFVILHGSDTMSFTASALSFMLENLAKPVIFTGSQLPIGSIRTDAKENLMTAIEIAKAKKNDKARVPEVCIYFDYKLFRANRSFKYNSVKFEAFRSPNYPILAESGVHMRYSINDIRQPKEDGGLIVHNNLVNEVAVLKLYPGISPKVVENIVNADVRGIIMETFGAGNTTTDQWFVDLLKNAIDSGKVILDISQCKVGTVELGRYETSKQLKDIGVANGYDMTYEAAVTKMMYLLGQSDDPKQIKEWLETDLRGELTVS, from the coding sequence ATGTGCCAGATACTGATCATATATACCGGGGGAACTATTGGTATGATGAGCGACCCGAAAACAAAGGTGCTCAGGCCTATCAATTTTGAGCAGATAATGGAGAATGTTCCTGAACTGGAACGCCTGAATTGCCGTATTAAGGTACACTCCTTTGCCGAGATCATCGATTCATCGAACATGAACCCTACCATTTGGGGCGAACTGGCCGGATTGATAGAAAAAAATTACGACAAGGTAGATGGCTTTGTGATACTGCATGGATCGGATACGATGTCGTTTACCGCATCGGCATTAAGTTTTATGCTGGAGAATTTGGCTAAACCCGTAATATTCACCGGCTCACAGCTGCCTATCGGTTCCATCCGCACCGATGCCAAAGAAAATCTGATGACGGCTATTGAAATAGCCAAAGCCAAAAAGAACGATAAGGCCCGCGTGCCCGAAGTTTGTATATATTTTGATTATAAGCTGTTCCGCGCTAACCGTTCGTTCAAATACAACTCTGTAAAATTCGAGGCGTTCCGTTCACCTAACTATCCTATCCTGGCCGAATCGGGCGTGCACATGCGCTATAGTATAAACGATATCCGCCAGCCTAAAGAAGATGGAGGACTGATTGTACATAATAACCTGGTTAACGAAGTGGCCGTGTTGAAACTGTACCCGGGGATTAGTCCGAAAGTAGTGGAGAATATTGTGAATGCCGATGTACGGGGCATAATTATGGAAACCTTTGGCGCCGGCAATACCACTACCGACCAATGGTTTGTTGATCTGCTGAAGAACGCTATCGATTCGGGCAAGGTGATCCTGGATATTTCGCAATGTAAAGTAGGTACGGTTGAGCTTGGCCGTTACGAGACCAGTAAGCAGTTGAAGGATATTGGGGTGGCTAACGGTTATGATATGACCTACGAGGCGGCCGTTACCAAAATGATGTACCTGCTGGGCCAAAGCGACGACCCCAAGCAGATAAAGGAATGGCTGGAAACCGATTTGCGCGGGGAATTGACGGTTTCTTAA
- a CDS encoding TatD family hydrolase, producing the protein MVLTDTHTHQYYETDAEKRAELMRRCFENDVTRLFLPNVDAASIPMVMGLATEYPENCFPMLGLHPCDVKDDWQQQLDTISAAIPNQKIYAIGEIGIDLYWDKTTLDKQIEAFKIQIGWAKANQLPIVIHCRDAFNEVYEVLLQEQDQHLRGIFHCFSGTLEQANKIIDLGFYLGIGGVVTYKNGGLDKVVQEIDLKHIVLETDSPYLTPVPYRGKRNESSYLVYVAQKVAELHNTDMETVAEITTANSKTVFGI; encoded by the coding sequence ATGGTATTAACCGATACACATACGCACCAATACTACGAAACCGATGCCGAAAAGCGCGCCGAACTAATGCGCCGTTGCTTTGAGAACGACGTTACCCGTTTGTTTTTGCCTAATGTGGATGCGGCATCGATCCCTATGGTAATGGGCCTTGCGACAGAGTACCCGGAAAACTGTTTCCCTATGCTTGGCCTGCACCCCTGCGATGTAAAGGACGACTGGCAGCAGCAATTGGATACTATTAGTGCTGCTATCCCCAACCAGAAAATATATGCCATTGGCGAAATTGGGATAGACCTTTACTGGGATAAAACTACGCTTGATAAGCAGATTGAAGCATTTAAAATACAAATAGGCTGGGCCAAAGCCAATCAGCTGCCTATAGTTATTCACTGTCGTGATGCTTTTAACGAAGTGTACGAGGTTTTGCTACAGGAACAGGACCAACACCTGCGCGGCATATTTCATTGCTTTAGCGGGACGCTTGAGCAGGCTAATAAGATTATAGACTTAGGCTTTTACCTGGGTATTGGCGGGGTGGTAACCTATAAAAATGGCGGCCTTGATAAAGTAGTACAGGAAATTGACCTTAAGCATATCGTTTTAGAAACTGATTCTCCTTATCTTACGCCCGTCCCTTATCGTGGTAAACGTAACGAAAGCTCGTACCTGGTATATGTGGCGCAAAAGGTTGCTGAATTGCATAATACCGATATGGAAACCGTTGCTGAAATTACCACGGCAAATTCAAAAACAGTTTTTGGTATATAG
- a CDS encoding FKBP-type peptidyl-prolyl cis-trans isomerase, which translates to MKKFLFLACLIAPVALKAQDGYMRTPKGVQYKIVSKNAGERIKMDDVITFHVVQKTEKDSVLFSSYNLGHAIKAQVKPSTNIGDLMEVFPLLTAKDSVLVKVPTDSVFIGHEDARPPFLPKGSNIVFIVKIEKVQSLNDAIAERNAQMDKMKSEEARTADQYINSHKLVLKSTPSGLKYVVTKVGPGRKVMLGDTVLVNYTGRTTEDKIFDTSIEAAAKTGGVYQPGRPYEPLKIVLGQTQLIRGWDEGLQLLTEGSKAEFIVPSSLGYGEQGAGDDIKPFSTLVFDLQVVKVIHPKPVVAKTKTAAKTTAKPGAKAPVKKPVPAPAKKPATAPVKK; encoded by the coding sequence ATGAAGAAGTTTCTTTTTTTAGCTTGTTTAATAGCGCCTGTAGCATTAAAGGCACAGGATGGTTACATGCGCACGCCAAAAGGTGTACAATACAAAATTGTAAGCAAAAACGCCGGCGAACGTATTAAAATGGACGATGTGATCACCTTCCATGTGGTGCAAAAAACCGAGAAAGATTCGGTATTGTTCAGTTCTTACAACCTGGGCCATGCCATAAAAGCACAGGTAAAGCCATCAACAAATATTGGCGACCTGATGGAGGTTTTCCCTTTACTGACGGCTAAAGACAGCGTATTAGTAAAAGTACCTACCGATTCGGTATTTATAGGTCACGAGGATGCACGCCCGCCATTTTTGCCCAAAGGCAGCAATATTGTATTTATAGTAAAGATTGAAAAAGTACAATCGCTTAACGATGCCATTGCCGAAAGAAATGCGCAGATGGACAAAATGAAATCGGAAGAGGCACGTACGGCAGATCAATATATAAACAGTCATAAACTGGTGTTGAAAAGTACGCCATCGGGCTTAAAATATGTAGTTACCAAAGTTGGCCCCGGCCGCAAGGTAATGTTGGGCGATACGGTGCTGGTAAATTATACTGGCCGCACCACCGAAGACAAGATCTTTGATACAAGCATTGAGGCTGCAGCTAAAACCGGCGGGGTATACCAACCAGGACGCCCATATGAACCGTTAAAAATTGTGCTTGGCCAAACCCAACTTATTAGAGGCTGGGACGAAGGGTTACAATTGTTAACAGAAGGGTCTAAGGCCGAATTTATTGTTCCATCAAGCCTTGGATATGGCGAGCAAGGTGCCGGTGATGATATTAAACCATTCAGCACCCTGGTTTTTGATTTGCAGGTAGTGAAGGTTATCCATCCAAAACCTGTGGTTGCAAAAACCAAAACCGCTGCTAAAACAACAGCCAAGCCTGGCGCTAAGGCCCCGGTGAAAAAGCCGGTACCCGCACCGGCGAAAAAACCGGCTACAGCTCCGGTGAAAAAATAA
- a CDS encoding FKBP-type peptidyl-prolyl cis-trans isomerase, translating into MKKNLMYLAVAAIALTSCGGGFKQGPGGMLYNIHEDKSGPTIKEGDFISVNLIAKTEGDSVLTNSYTTGRPIPTITPKSQFKGDVIAALQMLSEGDSATVKVNIDSTSRKGQPRPPGIKGKYIVFQIKVEKVIPKGNLAQDVFQNRIADYFKGVGEQLKKAEPGKIQKYIADNNLKTTKTASGLNYVITKQGSGPTPAVGDTVEVYYTGHLLGVEKPFETNVKEIAMKDKATYNPMNPYKPIRFPVGMKQVIPGWDEGLLLMNKGSKATLIIPNNLGYGEQGMNPVIPPFSTLVFDVEMVNIIKPNPNAPKPVAPALQPQAQAPTKK; encoded by the coding sequence ATGAAAAAAAACTTAATGTATTTAGCTGTGGCCGCAATTGCCTTAACAAGCTGCGGCGGCGGATTTAAACAGGGCCCGGGTGGCATGCTTTACAACATCCACGAAGACAAATCTGGCCCGACAATTAAAGAAGGCGACTTTATCAGCGTTAACCTGATCGCTAAAACTGAAGGCGATTCGGTATTAACCAACTCATATACCACCGGCAGGCCAATCCCAACAATAACCCCAAAATCACAATTTAAAGGTGATGTTATTGCTGCCCTGCAAATGTTAAGCGAAGGCGATAGCGCTACCGTTAAAGTTAATATCGATTCCACATCGCGTAAAGGTCAGCCGCGCCCGCCGGGCATAAAAGGGAAATACATTGTATTCCAAATTAAAGTAGAAAAAGTAATCCCTAAAGGTAACCTGGCGCAGGATGTGTTTCAAAACCGCATTGCCGATTATTTTAAAGGCGTAGGCGAGCAACTTAAAAAAGCCGAGCCGGGAAAAATTCAAAAATACATTGCTGATAATAACTTAAAAACTACCAAAACAGCATCAGGGTTAAACTATGTTATCACTAAACAAGGTTCAGGCCCTACTCCGGCTGTTGGCGATACAGTAGAAGTTTATTATACCGGCCATTTACTGGGAGTTGAGAAGCCTTTTGAAACCAACGTGAAAGAAATTGCGATGAAGGATAAAGCCACCTACAACCCAATGAACCCATACAAGCCTATCCGCTTCCCTGTTGGCATGAAACAAGTAATACCAGGTTGGGACGAAGGCTTGTTATTGATGAACAAAGGATCGAAAGCAACACTGATCATCCCTAATAACTTGGGTTACGGCGAACAAGGTATGAACCCAGTTATCCCGCCATTCAGTACGCTGGTTTTTGATGTGGAAATGGTTAATATTATTAAACCAAACCCTAACGCGCCAAAACCTGTAGCCCCTGCATTGCAACCACAGGCACAAGCCCCAACAAAAAAATAA
- a CDS encoding DHH family phosphoesterase gives MFDIASLRELLAQPQKIVITTHHKPDGDAMGSSLGLYNYLIQLGHHATVIAPTDYPEFLSWMPGNGSVMIYTEQQAAAAELIANAALIFCLDFNALGRINEMGELVGKSQAKKVMIDHHLDPEDFDDYRFWNINACATAQLIYQFIVEELNGKQYINADVATCLYTGIMTDSGSFRFPNTTSAVHRTVADLIDAGAINWRIHELVYSNSSEERLRFLGHCLSEKLEVLPEFNTALITVTKAEIEQYHVITGDTEGIVNYALSITGIRLAAFIVERNDKVKLSLRSKGDFPANEICKKYFNGGGHRNAAGGASDDTLEQVINQFKTILPEYKTLLIQ, from the coding sequence ATGTTTGATATAGCCTCGCTTAGGGAATTATTAGCGCAACCACAAAAAATAGTGATCACTACCCATCATAAACCTGATGGAGATGCTATGGGTTCGTCTTTGGGGTTATATAACTATTTAATACAACTGGGGCACCACGCTACTGTAATAGCGCCAACTGATTATCCCGAATTTTTAAGCTGGATGCCGGGCAATGGTTCGGTAATGATCTATACCGAGCAGCAAGCCGCCGCGGCGGAGTTGATTGCCAATGCCGCCCTGATATTTTGCCTTGATTTTAACGCCTTAGGGCGTATAAATGAAATGGGCGAACTGGTGGGCAAAAGCCAGGCTAAAAAGGTAATGATAGATCATCACCTTGATCCTGAAGACTTTGACGACTACCGCTTTTGGAATATTAACGCCTGCGCTACCGCCCAACTCATCTATCAATTTATTGTAGAAGAATTAAACGGAAAGCAATATATAAACGCCGATGTGGCCACCTGCCTGTATACAGGTATTATGACGGATTCGGGTTCATTCCGTTTCCCTAATACTACATCGGCAGTGCATCGCACCGTTGCCGACCTGATTGATGCCGGGGCAATAAACTGGCGCATACACGAGTTAGTATACAGTAATTCAAGTGAAGAACGGTTGCGCTTTTTGGGGCATTGCCTTAGCGAAAAACTGGAAGTACTGCCCGAATTTAACACAGCGTTAATAACAGTTACCAAAGCTGAAATAGAGCAATACCATGTAATAACCGGCGATACCGAGGGAATTGTGAATTATGCCCTGTCAATTACCGGGATAAGATTAGCTGCATTTATTGTTGAACGAAATGATAAAGTAAAACTATCTTTACGATCTAAAGGAGATTTCCCTGCAAACGAGATATGTAAAAAGTATTTCAATGGCGGCGGCCACCGCAACGCGGCCGGGGGAGCATCCGATGACACATTAGAACAAGTAATTAATCAATTTAAAACCATATTACCAGAGTACAAAACACTATTAATTCAATAA